Below is a window of Mycobacterium dioxanotrophicus DNA.
CCTGACCAAGCTGGCCATGCTGGACATGGCGCAGACCGTGACGGTGAACCGGGCATTGACGTTGCTGCGGGTCGCCGGTGTGGATCTGGCGCAGTCGCTTTCCGTTGGCCGCACGGTGGGTCTGGACAAGGTGCGCGTGCTTGATCTGCAGCGGCAGATCCTCACCGCTGCGGTGGTGGATCTGGATCGGATCGGCCCGCTGTCGGCGTCGCGCGACGTCGGCCTGGCGGGCGGTGTGACGTTCACCGGCATAGGACCGCTGAGCCTGTCTCGGGCGCTGTCGCTGTCAAGTTCTCAAGAGTTGGCCAAACGCCTGGATCTGGCTTTCGCCCAAGCCGTCGCCCTGTCCGCTGGTGTGGCCGCCGCGTTCCCGCCGACCGGCCTGCCGATCCAGTTCGACCAGACAGCCACCGGCGCCTACAGCTACACGTTCCCCCGCAACAGCGAGATCATCGACCGCATCGTCCTCGGCGGCGGCGGCGCCGGTAAAGGTCTCGGCTTCTGCTGCGTCTGGGGCGCGGGCGGTACCCCAGGCAGCTACGCCAGCGACACCATCACACGCGGCCCCGGCGGCGTGCCGTACTCCGTCACAGCGATCACCGGGACCGTCGGGACTGGTGGAGCGTCCGGCGGCACCGGCAACGGCGGCAGTGGAGCGTCGACCACCTCGGTTTGCACGGGTGCCGCGACGCTGACCGGGACGGGCGGTGCAGGGTCGACAACCTCGGATGCAGGCAGAGTCGCGGGGCTCAGTCCGGGCAACCGAACTCAAGGCAGTCTCACGATGATCGGCGGCGCTCAGCAGAACTCCAACGGCGGGACGGGGAATGCGCCGGGCGGCGCAGGCGCGGGAGCGCAGACCACATTCGGATCTGGCGGAGCGGGCGCGCGAGGCCAGGCCAGTTACCTTGCCCGCCAGTAGCTACACCCCGCCCTGACAACATCACCGCCGTGACCGTTGGCATCACCGCGTACCTCGCGAACAAGCTGCTTGACCATGTGTGCCGCAACGTCGCGTACACCCCGCCCGCCACGGTCTACGCCAAGGCACATCTCACCGACCCCGGCGCGGCCGGAGCGAACGGCGCCTCGGCTCAGACCGCCCGTCTTGCCCTCTCGTTTGCCGCGGCGGCGTCCGGCAGCATCTCGGCCAATACGACCCCCGAGTGGACCCTCAACGCGACCGAGACGATTGCCTATGTGTCGTTCTGGGATTCCGCTGGCCCGGCCGGAGGGAACTGCCTGTGGACCGCCGCGGCCAGCGTGTCGAAGGGCGGCGTGAACGGCGACATCATCCGCATCGCCACTGACACGTTGTCGTTCAGCCCGATCGCCGCCAACTAGGAGACCTCGATGAGCACCCCGACGCCGCAGGGCACCGACTACGAGTGGGCCGTGATCTGGCAGGTCGCGACGTTGCCGGACGACGGCACCGTACCCGCGCCACCGAGCCCGCCGGCCCGGCCCGAGCTGCCGCTGCCGACCTATGACCCGGCGACGGGCAACCCCATCCCACCGGTGCTCACCCCTGAGCAGCAGGCGTTGCAGGACCAGTACATCGCCGACCTCAAGACCTACGAGGCCGCGGTGGCAGCGCGCGAGGACATCGTGGACCAGGCGCTGGCCGACCCCGCGAGCTGGCAGACGGCGCTGACCGTCCTGCCCGGCGGTGAGGCCGACGCACGGGCCGCGCTCAAGACGCTCAAAGAGACCAACCTGACCAACAAGTACGCCAAGGACTTTGAACTCGCCACCGCGCCAGCGAGGATTTGGACCAGGGTGTAGTGCCCTGGCACCTGCTGATTCTCGCGTTCATGCTCGGTGGGCTGGTTGGTAGCTGGACCGTCACGATGGCCATCATGACCAGCCGCTCACCGCACGAGCGCTAGCACCCGGGCTCCGTAACCTCGCGCTCGTGGCGATCACGGAGTACACCGAGCCGAACGTTTGCGTCGGGGAGAACCTCACCACCGATGACGCCGGCCAGCTCCGTTTGCAGCCGTGGGCGGTGCCGCGTCTCGTCGCTGATGTGCGTGGCAATTCGGGTGGCGACGGGAAGGTGTACCCGACCACTGCGCTGCCGGGAAAGCTGCTGATCGACATCAAAGCTGGGTGGCGCAATGACACTCCGCTCGAGCAGCAGGTGTTGATCCGCGTGGTGCGCGGCCCACGCTACTGGCTGACGTCGAACCCGAATGCGATCCAGTTCCGTGACCGCTGGACCTACGCGACAGACGCCGAACCCGGGCCGCCGATCACGTCGGGGATCTTCAACGGGCAGACCGGCTCTGCGATCGACCTCGGCACCAACAGTGTCGCCGAGCCGGAGCCGGGGCAGCAGTGGATGTGGACCGACACCAACATGGTCGACGAGTGGGTGCCGTACCCGATCGGGCCCGGCCAGTCGTTCAAGGCCTGGTATCGCTGCTACGTGTGGACGCCTCCGCCGTTCTCGGACAACGCGAACAAGAACAGCCCGAAGCATGAGGCGAAAGCGAATTGGGCTCGGCTGCAACTGATCGCGTTCGGACAGCAAGGAAATGTGGTGACCGGATGAACCTCTTCGTGGGCATCCTGATCGGGATCTTGGTCTGGACGGCGGTTTACGTCGCGTCCTGGGGCGTGGCGTGGGGCCGCTACTGGAGGGGCCGGCGATGACCGTCAAACCCTGCACCATGGAGGGGATGCTGGCCACGGTCGATGGGCTCGACATGGCGCGGCATTGGTTTCCCCGCATCGTCGCCGAACGGTTCCTCGAATCCACCAAGGACGGCACGATCAGCCGCGCCCCCGACCCGGTGACGATGATCAGCGGCGACATCGACTGGTACAACAACACCGGTGACCCGCAAGTCGTTGCCGTGCAGGTCAATCGAGCACCGCGCAGCATCGTCGCGCAGAACCCCGGAACCGTCGTGATCCACGACGCCTGGTCGCACGCGCAGGGTGTCAGCCCCACCGCCGACTACCCCAGCATCGTTCAGGACGCGTTCGGTGGCCGCGCCCAGGTCGACCGGCCCGAGACCCGCGCCGAGGACCTGAAATACGGGCGCCTGTTCATCGACGGTGACGCGTCGCAGGCGTGGGTGCCGATCGGCGTCCTGCCGGCGAAGCATTCGCTGCACTTCCGCTACCTCGCCGCGGTCCAGACTCCCGGCGTGTGGACGTCGGCCAGCGAGTTCGAGTCACGGTGGGAAGCGCACGCCCGCTGGGCCCGCCTGCTGGTATTCGCCACCCCGGTGGGGTCAGCATGAGCGGCGCCAACAGTGAGCACTTCGCGATCGTCGACGAAGCGATCGAACCGCAGCCATGGACGCAATACCGCCAGCTGGCCAGCCGGACAGCCACATCGGTATCCCGCAGCTACGACACGAGCGGTGGCGGCAACAAAGCAGACCTGGTGCACACCGTCGACATTCAGTGGACGAACAACAGCCCAGTGCCACAACACGTCTACGGCCTCGTGACCCGGGCCGGCGCGCAGGTGACGTTGCAGGCCCGATCCCGCGGCTACCTCGTCACCTCGCACGGCATCGACATCCGCCCCACCGCGACACCACCGAGCAGCTTCGACATGGTGGAGGTCTCGCGGTTCGGGTGCGGCATGGACATCGGCAAAGGCGGCACCCTCGCATTGGGCACTGGTTTCGGTGTGCACGAGGTACGCGCAAACAGCCAGAGCGCACCGTTGATGCCACAGACCCCCGGGTGGCCCATAGTGGCGCCGGGGGAGACGTTCTTCGCGCGCGTGACCGTCCGATTCGTCTCCGACTTCTGGGAGAACACCACCATCGACGGCGGCGACCAGAACACCGAGTCGCTGTTCATCTCCGGCGACACCCGTATCGACCTGTTCGGAATCCCCAGCGTCGCAGGCGGTCCGCTGCCATCACGTCCAATCCCCACGGTCGTGGGGGTGGAGCACTCCACCAACAACACATTCCCCACCGACGTCGATGTGCCGGCCGGAACAGCGGCGGGCGACGCCATGTTGGCGATCGTGGCGAACAACATCGGCCTGGCCTCCGACATCACCCCATCCGAAGACGGTTGGACCGAGCTGCACGTCCGCAATGACGGACTGATGGGCATCGGCGACGTCCACATGAAGGTGTACGGCCGCATCGCGTCGGCAGCCGAACCGGCTTCCTACCACTTCACCACCGGCGTGCTGGCCGAGGAGATCGTCACGCTCGTGGTGCTGCGCGACGCCTCCACGGACTTCACCGAGTGGCGATTCGCCTCCACCCTGTCCCGGAGGTTCTGGGAACGCGGCGACGGCGGCCACGTGTGCCCCAGCATCGACAGCCGCGGCCAACTGCTGTTGTGCGCCTCCCACATCGCTCACACGCCGCTGCAGGCGCCGATCAACCAGGCACCCCCGGCCGGCATGACCGCGCTGTCCGACGTCGACGCCACCGGCTCCACCATGGCGGTCGCCGCGCTGGCCAGTCCGCCGCGGCCCACGCTGGACCGGTCGTTCACCCCGACCAAGGAACCCCAGTGGTCCGGCCGCGCGATCGCCCTGTCGGTGCTGGTGCCCGGCACCCCCGTCATCTGAGCCAGCCCAGATGTTTGATCCGCCCGAGGGTTTCGACGACATGCTGGGCGACGCCGCCCTGGCGCCGCTGACGGGCCCGGTGCTGGACCTCGATGTGCCGGACGTCGGTGTCGTGCGCGCCCGGCGACCGATGCCGAGATCGGCGGCCGCGCTGGCAATGTCAGGCAACCCGAAGATCACCCCGGAGGAACGGCACCGCTACCTGACCCAATTCGTCCGGGACCACCTCGATGACGGGGAGTATGAGCGCCTGCTGTCCGCCATGATGGCCGACGAACTCCCCGGCGACACGACCACGCTCGTGGCCCGCGGGTTGGCGACGTGGGGAACCGCCCGCCCCTATGTCGCCGTCATCATCCTGGCGGTGATGGCCGGCACGCACTGGCGCACCGTTCGGCAGCGGATGCGGTCGGACGGGATCGCCGACCCGATGCGCGAATTACCGCACATGCACGCCGTCATCGATGAGATCGAAACCCTCGCCCTGGAGGGCACGGCCAGCACGGGAGACAAGGATCGGGACCGCCGTGCCCGCGAGGACCTGATGGACCGGCTGTATGCACCGGCACCCGAGGGGGCGGAACGCCTGAACGGCAAGGACTATCGCGCGCAGGTCAAGCCGCCCGAGGGCTTCACCCCTGGGGAGGTGGAAGCATCGTTCGATGCGTTCACCCGAGCGATGTCGGGGATGCGGTAGCTGCACGCTGAGCCCATAACCTGCGGGCATGGCGAAGCTCGTTCCCTACCTCGATACGGAAAAGCCGGTTGGCGAACGGCTGTCGCCGCAGATGCAGCAGGAGATCGAAGAGGTCGCACCGTCCGGGCTGACCAACGGGGCTGTCACCACAGCGAAGCTGGCCGAGAAAGCCGTGACCACTGGCAAGCTCGCCGACGGGGCTGTCACCACCGAGAAGATCGCCACCGACGGTGTGGAGGCCGTCAACCTCGCGCCCGGCGCCGTCACCACCGCGAAGCTCGACGACGACGCGGTCACCGCCGACAAGGCCGGCACCGGGGTCGTCACAGCACACGACAAGGACGGCAACGCCATCACACTCGACGTCGTACCGATCACCGCAGCGGACTGGGGGGCGTTGCCCAGCAAGAACCCGAACGTGATGTACGCGGTGATCTGATGGCCGGCCTGTATATCGGCAGCGCACCGGTCCAGGGGCTCTATATCGGTTCGACGCCGGTGCAGCAGCTCTACAAGGGCAGCACGCTGGTCTGGTCGAAATCTGGTGTGCGGGACGACTTCAACCGCGCCGACGGCGCCCTGGGTGCCACGTGGACGCACTACGGCCCAGCCAATGACTACGTCGCGAACATCGTCAACGGCATGCTCCGCCTGGACGTCCCCGACGGTTTGATCTCGGCGGCGCTCAAGACCGACCGGATCCGGTTCAACGCCGCCCAGGTGTCCGGCACGGACTACTACGTCGAATTCCGTGTCGGCACACAGGGTTCGGGTGACTCGATCACCGGCACCAAGCACCGCACCCAGGTGTTCGCCCGCGTCTCCGATGCGGCGTTCACTCACGGTGTCGGGGTCGAGCTGCTGAACAGCAAGTTGGCGATCGTGCGCCGCGTCGCCAGCACCGACACCATCATGGCTGCGGACTGCGGCGCGTTCGCCGCCGGCGACATCATCCGCCTATCCGGGGTGGGGAACCTGCACACGCTGCGCCGCAACGGCCAGTTCGCGGGGGAGTGGAACGACACCGGCGCGTCGGCCGCCAGCGGCACCGGCTACAAGAGCGTCGGCGCCCGGGTCGATGGTTCCAAGGACCTGCTGGGGCCGCGGCGGTTCTCGGCGGGTATCGACTGGATTGAGGCCGGATAGGGCTTGCACCCTGCGGCTTTACCGTCCGTGGTCGTGCTCGCCAAACTGATGCCCATCCTTGGCCAGGCCATCTTCGACGCCGCGGTGGCGTGGTTGAAGGACCCCGCCAACCGCGACGACATCGACTCAGCAACCAAGTTCGTGCGGGAGCAGGTGGCCGAGGTGTTGCCGTCCCTCGTCGACAAGGCCACCAACGTCATCCCCGGCCAGCTCGATGACCAGGTCCTCGACAGCCTGGCGCGTCGTCTCGCACCGATAATCGCCGGTCACCTGCCCGATCTCGGCGCACTCACCACCGTGGTGGCCCAGCTGCAGCAATTCGTCGGCAGACTTCCCAACCTCGGCGGCTTGTTCGGCGGTGGCCGCTGATGCCGACACGGGCAGCGGTCGAGTATCTCAAGGCCCGGTTCCGGGAACGCGTCGGCAACGACTACGTCTACGGCGGCGAGTGGTCCAAGACCAACGTGCGGCAGGGCTGCGACTGCTCCGCGCTGGCCGCTCACGGGCTCAACGGCGTGATCTACGGCGAGGCCATGCAGTGGCGGCGCCTCGACCCGGCGACCGGCGCATGGATCACCACCGAATCGTGGCGCCCCATCGAGGTGGGGGACCGCGGACCGTTCGGCACCATCACCGTCGCACACCCCAACGACTTCCCGGCCGACGCCGCGGTGAAGATCGCGATCCACCACGGGCCCGGCGGCGGTGCCAACTCGCACATGTGGATCGAAGTTGACGGCGTCCGAATGGAATCCAACGGCACCGATGGCTGCGTCACCGGTGATCGTGCCCGCAGCGTCTACGACACCGGATACGCGAACGACTGGGCCTACCTACCCGGCCCGATCACCGAGGACGGCACCGAAGTGGCACCGGACCCCAACGCTGTCACCTACGGCATCGACATCTCGAACCACCAGGGCGTGATGGACCTCGACCGCGTCAAGGCCGAGGGGTTCGACTTCGTGTTCGCGAAGGTGTCCGAGGGGACGGTCTATCGGGATCCGTTCTGGCCCAAGACTCGCGACGACGCCCGACGGCTCGGCCTGATCCTGGCCGGCTACCACTACGTCCGCCCGGACGATCCGGCGGCGCAGGCACGGTTGTTCGTCGACCAGCTTGGCGACAAGTCCATCCCAGCGATGCTGGATTTCGAAGCCGGATCCGGTGGCATCGGCCAGTTCTGGGCCGTCAAGGCCGAGATCGAGAAGCTCGGCGTCCGGGTCGCGCTGTCGTATATCCCCGACTGGTACTGGGAGACGATCGGCAAGCCGGACCTGTCGCAGGTGCCGGGCCTGATCCGCTCCGAGTACGTCTCGGGCAGCGGATACGCGTCGGTGCTGTACCCAGGCAACTCCTGGGCGATGTGGGGCGCGTACGGCGGCCGGACGCCCGACATTCTGCAGTTCACCGACCGTGCCCTAGTGGCCGGGAAATCGGTCGACGCCAACGCGTTCCGCGGCACACCCACGCAGCTCCGCCAACTTCTCAACCTCGAAACCTCACCCCAGTCAGGAGAAATCACCATGTCCGCAGCCGAAGAGCTCGAAGCCCAGTCCCGCGGTGTGTTCCCACCGTCCGACCCCGCCAAGCGGTCCGGCTGGCCGCAGCCGTGGCGGTTCGTGTTCTCACGTTTTGCTCGCCCGTTCAACAGCATCGTGAAGGACCCGGCGCGCGGCCCGTGGGGTCGTGTCCAGCCGGACGGCAGCTGGCAGAACGGCCACACCGACAGCGACGAGCAGACCGTCACCATCGGTGAGCAGATCGCCTGGCGCAACGAGTTTTCCGACGGCATCGTCCGGGACCACGGGGACGTGATGATCGAGCTGATGGAGGACCTCATCGCCCGACGCAAGGCCGCCGGACAGTCCACCAGCCCGGCCAGCGACGCGCTCAAGGCCAAGTAGCGATGAGCATCGCGGCGGCCATCGCGACCGCCGGCCTGGCGCACATGGTCGGCGATTACCTGATCCAGTCCGACTGGATGGCCCAGGAGAAAACCAAGCGGTGGTGGCCGGCAGTCGCGCACGCGCTGACGTACGGCATCCCGTTCCTGTTCGTCACCCAGTCGCTGCTGGCGCTGCTCGTGATCATCAGCACGCACGCCGTCATCGACCGGTATCGGCTGGCTCGGCACGTCGTGTGGTTCAAGAATCAGTTCGCCCCCAGCGCGTTCCGGCCGCCGCACACCGCGACTGGCCACGGCGCAGACCGACCCGACTGGCTGGCTGTGTGGCTGCTCATCATCGCCGACAACGTGCTCCACATGCTGATCAACGTCGCCGCGGTGGTGTGGCTATGACCGGCATGGCGGAGCTGCTGGCCGGGCGCCGCGGCGTCGAGTTCGTCCGGCACGCCATCCTGACGTTCTCCGGCACCTGGGCCGCGCCCGGCACCGGCTATCCGTCGTGGGTGGTGGCCGGCGCAGCGGACACCCTCGACGCTCCCGTGTTCGAGGTGCCCGTGCAGGCGCCGTGGTCGTTCGGGTTCATCGGCTCCCCAGACCCGAAAGCCCCCAGCTACGCGGAGTCCGTCGACATCGCGGTGGAATGGGCGATCGCCTGGATCCTGGCTCACCCGGTGCAGACATTCGGGCTCGGCGGCTACTCCCAGGGCGCCGAGGCGATGTCGCGGGTGCTGCTGGAGATCATCACCCCGGGAGGGCGGCTCTATCACCTGCGGCAGAACTTCATCGGCGGCTACAGCCTCGGCAATCCGATGCGCGAAGAGAACCACAGCGGACCCGGGCTGCTCTTCTCCGGCGGCCGCGGCATCGCCGCCAAGCGCCTCAGGAACACCCCGGACACCGTGGTGGACATCGTCAACCCGGGCGATATGTACGGCTCGGTGCCGATCGGTCAGGCGGGCGACAACATCACCGCCTGCTACATGGCGGCCATCCAGCTCGGTCTCGACATCAACTCGGCCACCGCGATCCTGTCGGCGCTCACCGGCAAGGGCGGCCTGGCCGAGCAGGTGCTCGAGCTGCTCTCGAATCCGCTGAACGTCGGCGCCCTGGCGAAGAGCGTCGCGGTGGCGTTGCAGTTCGTCGCCCAGAACCCGCCCACCGGCCCGCACATCACCTACGAATGGCGACTGGTCACCGCCGACGGACGCACCGGAATCCAATACGCCGTCGACCACCTCGGCGCCATCGCAGCCGCCACACCAGCAGCAGCCGCCTGACACCATGGCCGCGGTCTACGCGATGTGCTGGGCCGGCATCGCGTACAGCACCGCGTGCGTCACGCTGGCGTTCACCCTCGCGTGGCGCAACCGCTCCGACGGACTACAGCCCGATGGGATCGTCGAGCGCGGCAGTGGTGGTCAGGCCCAGCAACAAGGCTCCCGGTGTCACCGCGATCCACAGCAGCGGGCCGGGGAACGCAGGGGCGAACGCGTACGCCAACCCGGCGAGTATGGCCAGCGTCAGCAGCGCAAACCCGATGATTGACGCGATGAATCTGAACGTGCTCACGGGGACCTCGATTATGGGTAGATGTGGTACTGGGGCTGACCGATCGGCGTCGGTGGCCACGCGTTCGGGTCGACGGGGTAGCAGCGGCCGACCGACGGCACCCACCCGGTGATCTGCCCGTACTGGCCGTTGATGGCCTGCGGCTGACTGGAGAAGCACCGGTCCCAGGTGCCGTCCGGACGGACCGGGCCGTCGCAGTACTGCGCGAACGGCTGCGTCTCACACCCCGCGTTGGCCGGCGCTGCGAGCCCAACGCCAGCCGCCGCGAGCCCGGCCGCGACCAGCCCACCTGTGAACCACCTGTGCATGCGCGGAATCGTACGACACCGTCTTGACGGCCGTGACAGTTTGCCCCGGCAAGATTCGGCGCCCGCAGAGTTGTCACGGAGTTGTCACAACCTGGCCCGAACAGCGCCGGACAATGCCGGACAGTTGCGGACAATCGGCCCAGGTCAGGCGGTATTGACCGGACAACGCCGAACGGTCCCGAACGATATCTGGCGGACTGTAAATCCGTCGGCTTACGCCTACAGTGGTTCGAATCCACTACCTGCCACACTGGTGAGAGGGTTGCGGCGCTGGGTTGGGACTGAGTTTCCGAGTCTCACCCCGGCACCCCGCCCAGCGACCTGGCCCGGTTCACCGGCAATGCGACGAAGTCCGCGTTTTACGCCCGCACAATTTGCTGTTTCCGCGCATTTCGCCAGGCTTTGCCGCACAGTGGTTTGATGCCAGTCTCGAGGCGTTGCATTTTGTTGCCTGCGGCCATTGCTGCCGTGGCCCTCACCTTCACCGCGGCGGGCTGCCAGAAGTCAGCCGATGAAGCCAAACCCACACCCGAAGCACCCGCGTCCACACCTGCGGAAGCGCCCGAGTCGACTCCTTCTCAATCGCCCGCTGCCGCAGCTGATGCGACGGTGCTCTTCGAGGTCACCGGCTCGGGAACGGCGATCACCATCGACACCGACCCGACGACTGATCGGGTGTATGACGCGCCGCTGCCATGGCAGCGCACCATCACCGTCGGACCCGATGTACAACTGCTTCAGGTGGTTGCCGTAGGCGCTGACAACGCCGGCTGCCGGATTACTCTCAACGGCCAGGTGGTGACCGAGCAGCCTGCCGGGTCTGCGCACTGCACCTACACCCGACCGTAAGCTCCGTAAGAATTGTCGGGCTCGGTGCTTTCTGTCGGCGCTGGGATGTCTTCGATGCGTGGCCAAGCCATGCCGAACCCCGACGGCCTGAGGCTGTTCGCGCCCACTGATTTTCGTTCGCGTTCAGCGTCAGTGCCGACCGGCAAGTCCGGAGAGGCCTGGGGTCGGTCAGCGAATCAGTCCGAACATTCCTGACGTAGCTGCCGCGACGGGTATCAGTGAAGAAGTCCTCGGAGCCTTGCGGACGGCGAACACCTGCAAACCCACGAACCTGGTATTCCGCGCCCGGGTGGCTCCGAAAACCCCTCCAGGGCAAGTATTTTCACGCGTCGGGTTACCGCGCAGGGCCTAGACGGTGTGACCGGTCTTCTGGTCCAGCTGGTAACGGCACACACTGAGCGCCGACGCTCTCGTCAGCACCCAGCGTGGACCGCCGTGCCCGCGTCAGGACTTGAGCAGGTTGCCCGCGTCGATGACGTGGGCGTGGCCGGTGACGTAGCGGGCCGCGTCGGACACCAGATACAGCACGCCATTGCTGACGTCCTGAGGTGTCATCCACGGGATCGGCAACAGGTTGACGCCCTTGAACACGTCGATGACGTCCTCGCGGGTCGGATGCTCCAGATCCGGGCGGAACAGTCCCCACACGAACTGGTTGCCGATCATGTCGGTGTCGACCTGTCCGGGGTTCACCGAGTTCACCCGGATGTTGTACTGCCCGAGCTCCATCGCGAGTGATTGCACCAGTCCGTTCACGCCGAACTTCGACGCGGTGTAGGCCGCGATGTTGGGATGGCCCTTGATTCCGTCCGCGGAGCCGGTCATCACGATCGAGCCGCCTGTGCCCTGCTCGATGAGGGTGGGGATGGCCGCCCGGACGGTGTTCCAGACCCCGGTCAAGTTGATGTCGAGCATTTCGCGCCATGCCTCCTCGGTGATCTCCCACGCCAGACCACCTGCACAGATGCCCGCGTTCGCGACCACGATGTCGACGCGCCCGAAGTGGCCAATGCCATCGTCGAAGACGCGCCTGACGGCTTCGAAATCGCGGGCATCGGCGATGTCGGCCACGACCTTGCGCCCGGCCTTCTCGATGAGGTCGCGCGTCTGTGCCAGGTCCTCGGGCGTCGAGCCGGGGTACGGCGTGGACGCG
It encodes the following:
- a CDS encoding DUF3307 domain-containing protein; amino-acid sequence: MSIAAAIATAGLAHMVGDYLIQSDWMAQEKTKRWWPAVAHALTYGIPFLFVTQSLLALLVIISTHAVIDRYRLARHVVWFKNQFAPSAFRPPHTATGHGADRPDWLAVWLLIIADNVLHMLINVAAVVWL
- a CDS encoding mycofactocin-coupled SDR family oxidoreductase; the encoded protein is MGQLDGKVAFISGIARGQGRSHALTLAREGADIIGFDLCAKPASTPYPGSTPEDLAQTRDLIEKAGRKVVADIADARDFEAVRRVFDDGIGHFGRVDIVVANAGICAGGLAWEITEEAWREMLDINLTGVWNTVRAAIPTLIEQGTGGSIVMTGSADGIKGHPNIAAYTASKFGVNGLVQSLAMELGQYNIRVNSVNPGQVDTDMIGNQFVWGLFRPDLEHPTREDVIDVFKGVNLLPIPWMTPQDVSNGVLYLVSDAARYVTGHAHVIDAGNLLKS
- a CDS encoding glycine-rich domain-containing protein codes for the protein MPWFPDRPHTSLLRNGWGAAPDHSGSQVVAPSWWAVLGIDGALSLHMVSAVELGQLQNLGVVRAVALDRSVALQKLGMIAAQQSLSVIRTVGLSTLGGLDVAHQVALARSVALTRISTIDVNAPIVTTSTVELAQFTAFGLLTTITAGRQVDLTKIGTADVAQTVQAGRVVDLMALKFLDLARTVVASASVSLTKLAMLDMAQTVTVNRALTLLRVAGVDLAQSLSVGRTVGLDKVRVLDLQRQILTAAVVDLDRIGPLSASRDVGLAGGVTFTGIGPLSLSRALSLSSSQELAKRLDLAFAQAVALSAGVAAAFPPTGLPIQFDQTATGAYSYTFPRNSEIIDRIVLGGGGAGKGLGFCCVWGAGGTPGSYASDTITRGPGGVPYSVTAITGTVGTGGASGGTGNGGSGASTTSVCTGAATLTGTGGAGSTTSDAGRVAGLSPGNRTQGSLTMIGGAQQNSNGGTGNAPGGAGAGAQTTFGSGGAGARGQASYLARQ
- a CDS encoding YueI family protein, whose amino-acid sequence is MFDPPEGFDDMLGDAALAPLTGPVLDLDVPDVGVVRARRPMPRSAAALAMSGNPKITPEERHRYLTQFVRDHLDDGEYERLLSAMMADELPGDTTTLVARGLATWGTARPYVAVIILAVMAGTHWRTVRQRMRSDGIADPMRELPHMHAVIDEIETLALEGTASTGDKDRDRRAREDLMDRLYAPAPEGAERLNGKDYRAQVKPPEGFTPGEVEASFDAFTRAMSGMR
- a CDS encoding MmpS family transport accessory protein yields the protein MPVSRRCILLPAAIAAVALTFTAAGCQKSADEAKPTPEAPASTPAEAPESTPSQSPAAAADATVLFEVTGSGTAITIDTDPTTDRVYDAPLPWQRTITVGPDVQLLQVVAVGADNAGCRITLNGQVVTEQPAGSAHCTYTRP
- a CDS encoding DUF7172 family protein, yielding MTVKPCTMEGMLATVDGLDMARHWFPRIVAERFLESTKDGTISRAPDPVTMISGDIDWYNNTGDPQVVAVQVNRAPRSIVAQNPGTVVIHDAWSHAQGVSPTADYPSIVQDAFGGRAQVDRPETRAEDLKYGRLFIDGDASQAWVPIGVLPAKHSLHFRYLAAVQTPGVWTSASEFESRWEAHARWARLLVFATPVGSA
- a CDS encoding CDGP domain-containing protein, whose translation is MHRWFTGGLVAAGLAAAGVGLAAPANAGCETQPFAQYCDGPVRPDGTWDRCFSSQPQAINGQYGQITGWVPSVGRCYPVDPNAWPPTPIGQPQYHIYP
- a CDS encoding DUF7257 domain-containing protein, which produces MAGLYIGSAPVQGLYIGSTPVQQLYKGSTLVWSKSGVRDDFNRADGALGATWTHYGPANDYVANIVNGMLRLDVPDGLISAALKTDRIRFNAAQVSGTDYYVEFRVGTQGSGDSITGTKHRTQVFARVSDAAFTHGVGVELLNSKLAIVRRVASTDTIMAADCGAFAAGDIIRLSGVGNLHTLRRNGQFAGEWNDTGASAASGTGYKSVGARVDGSKDLLGPRRFSAGIDWIEAG
- a CDS encoding DUF7172 family protein; this encodes MAITEYTEPNVCVGENLTTDDAGQLRLQPWAVPRLVADVRGNSGGDGKVYPTTALPGKLLIDIKAGWRNDTPLEQQVLIRVVRGPRYWLTSNPNAIQFRDRWTYATDAEPGPPITSGIFNGQTGSAIDLGTNSVAEPEPGQQWMWTDTNMVDEWVPYPIGPGQSFKAWYRCYVWTPPPFSDNANKNSPKHEAKANWARLQLIAFGQQGNVVTG
- a CDS encoding DUF7172 family protein; amino-acid sequence: MSGANSEHFAIVDEAIEPQPWTQYRQLASRTATSVSRSYDTSGGGNKADLVHTVDIQWTNNSPVPQHVYGLVTRAGAQVTLQARSRGYLVTSHGIDIRPTATPPSSFDMVEVSRFGCGMDIGKGGTLALGTGFGVHEVRANSQSAPLMPQTPGWPIVAPGETFFARVTVRFVSDFWENTTIDGGDQNTESLFISGDTRIDLFGIPSVAGGPLPSRPIPTVVGVEHSTNNTFPTDVDVPAGTAAGDAMLAIVANNIGLASDITPSEDGWTELHVRNDGLMGIGDVHMKVYGRIASAAEPASYHFTTGVLAEEIVTLVVLRDASTDFTEWRFASTLSRRFWERGDGGHVCPSIDSRGQLLLCASHIAHTPLQAPINQAPPAGMTALSDVDATGSTMAVAALASPPRPTLDRSFTPTKEPQWSGRAIALSVLVPGTPVI
- a CDS encoding glycoside hydrolase family 25 protein gives rise to the protein MMPTRAAVEYLKARFRERVGNDYVYGGEWSKTNVRQGCDCSALAAHGLNGVIYGEAMQWRRLDPATGAWITTESWRPIEVGDRGPFGTITVAHPNDFPADAAVKIAIHHGPGGGANSHMWIEVDGVRMESNGTDGCVTGDRARSVYDTGYANDWAYLPGPITEDGTEVAPDPNAVTYGIDISNHQGVMDLDRVKAEGFDFVFAKVSEGTVYRDPFWPKTRDDARRLGLILAGYHYVRPDDPAAQARLFVDQLGDKSIPAMLDFEAGSGGIGQFWAVKAEIEKLGVRVALSYIPDWYWETIGKPDLSQVPGLIRSEYVSGSGYASVLYPGNSWAMWGAYGGRTPDILQFTDRALVAGKSVDANAFRGTPTQLRQLLNLETSPQSGEITMSAAEELEAQSRGVFPPSDPAKRSGWPQPWRFVFSRFARPFNSIVKDPARGPWGRVQPDGSWQNGHTDSDEQTVTIGEQIAWRNEFSDGIVRDHGDVMIELMEDLIARRKAAGQSTSPASDALKAK
- a CDS encoding phage tail fiber protein — translated: MTVGITAYLANKLLDHVCRNVAYTPPATVYAKAHLTDPGAAGANGASAQTARLALSFAAAASGSISANTTPEWTLNATETIAYVSFWDSAGPAGGNCLWTAAASVSKGGVNGDIIRIATDTLSFSPIAAN